In a genomic window of Helianthus annuus cultivar XRQ/B chromosome 10, HanXRQr2.0-SUNRISE, whole genome shotgun sequence:
- the LOC110886388 gene encoding mannosyl-oligosaccharide 1,2-alpha-mannosidase MNS1: MARTRSSSSIRWRYLNPAYYLKRPKRLALLFVAFVSISFFVWDRQTLVREHEEEILMLKEEVERLQIELGELKHEDVVSVKKTNTTTTKIDMKKMDGLATDPVEAQRREKVKDAMLHAWTSYEKYAWGHDELQPQSKNGVDSFGGLGATLIDSLDTLYIMGLDEQFQRAREWVADSLDFNKNYDASVFETTIRVVGGLLSAYDLSGDSIFLEKAKDIADRLLPAWNTPSGIPYNIINLAHGNAHNPGWTGGDSILADSGTEQLEFIALSQRTGDSKYQQKVENVITVLNKTFPDDGLLPIYINPHRGTHSHSTITFGAMGDSFYEYLLKVWIQGNKTAEVKHYRDMWETSMKGLLSLVRKTAPSSFTYISEKIGNSLIDKMDELACFAPGMIALGSSGYGPDDSSKFLNLAEELAWTCYNFYQSTPTKLAGENYFFHSGQDMTVGTSWNILRPETVESLFYLWRLTGNKTYQEWGWNIFQAFEKNSRVESGYVGLKDVNTGVKDNMMQSFFLAETLKYLYLLFSPPSVISLDEWVFNTEAHPLKIVPRIVPGEERKPSNINVRARTRKEGRFGGF, encoded by the exons ATGGCACGGACCAGATCTTCATCGTCGATCCGGTGGAGATACTTGAATCCGGCTTATTACTTGAAGCGGCCGAAACGTCTTGCCCTACTTTTTGTTGCGTTTGTGTCTATTTCGTTTTTTGTTTGGGATCGTCAGACGCTTGTGCGTGAACATGAG GAGGAGATcttaatgttgaaagaagaagTGGAACGCTTGCAAATTGAG CTAGGAGAGTTAAAGCATGAAGATGTTGTTTCAGTTAAAAAGACaaataccacaaccacaaaaATCGACATGAAGAAGATGGATGGTCTTGCCACCGATCCCGTCGAGGCCCAAAGAAGAGAAAAAGTCAAAGACGCGATGCTTCACGCATGGACCTCATATGAAAAATATGCTTGGGGCCACGATGAGCTTCag CCCCAATCAAAGAATGGCGTGGATAGCTTTGGTGGTCTTGGTGCGACTTTAATCGACTCTCTTGATACCTTATATATCATGGGCCTAGATGAGCAGTTTCAAAGGGCTAGAGA GTGGGTTGCAGACTCTTTGGACTTCAACAAAAACTATGATGCCAGCGTGTTTGAGACGACCATAAG AGTTGTGGGTGGACTTCTGAGTGCATATGATTTGTCTGGGGACAGTATCTTTCTCGAAAAGGCGAAAGACATAGCTGATAGGCTACTGCCAGCATGGAATACGCCTTCTGGTATCCCTTATAACATTATCAATTTGGCTCATGGTAATGCACATAACCCTGGCTGGACAGGG GGTGATAGTATACTGGCAGATTCTGGGACAGAGCAACTAGAGTTTATTGCACTATCACAAAGAACCGGAGATTCAAAGTATCAACAAAAA GTAGAGAATGTTATAACAGTGCTAAATAAGACTTTCCCTGATGATGGATTGCTCCCTATTTATATAAATCCCCACAGAGGAACACATTCACATTCTACCATTACTTTTGGAGCCATGGGAGACAG TTTCTATGAGTATCTACTTAAGGTTTGGATACAAGGAAACAAAACTGCAGAGGTGAAGCATTATAG AGATATGTGGGAGACATCAATGAAAGGTCTATTGAGCTTGGTCCGCAAGACTGCACCATCATCTTTTACTTACATCTCCGAAAAAATAGGAAATTCTTTGATCGATAAG ATGGATGAATTGGCATGCTTTGCACCAGGAATGATAGCATTAGGGTCATCTGGTTATGGTCCTGATGATTCCAGCAAATTCTTAAATTTGGCAGAAGAG CTTGCGTGGACATGCTATAATTTCTATCAGTCTACACCAACAAAGTTGGCCGGAGAAAACTATTTCTTTCATTCAGGGCAG GACATGACCGTGGGTACATCATGGAACATATTGAGGCCAGAAACAGTCGAGTCGCTTTTTTACCTCTGGCGTTTGACTGGTAATAAAACATATCAAGAATGGGGATGGAACATATTTCAAGCATTTGAAAAGAATTCCCGTGTGGAGTCGGGATATGTTGGACTCAAGGAT GTTAACACAGGTGTGAAAGACAATATGATGCAAAGCTTCTTTCTTGCAGAAACACTAAAATATCTATATCTCTTGTTCTCGCCTCCATCGGTTATATCATTGGATGAGTGGGTATTCAACACAGAAGCCCACCCGCTAAAAATTGTTCCTCGTATTGTGCCTGGAGAAGAACGTAAACCTAGTAACATTAATGTTAGAGCGCGTACTAGGAAAGAAGGCCGTTTTGGGGGGTTCTAG
- the LOC110886389 gene encoding metal tolerance protein C4 has protein sequence MPLHRYLSFHSNLHRRHLSPLFALILHPTAGNRHNNPPLSHSYHHLPSSNHHHLVPDFSTRSLRRHDSFPATDILNDANYRYSIHRCYITRPKKIKKIEVDDHSQRAVSTALWCNFLVFSLKFGVWIATSSHVMLAEVVHSVADFANQALLLYGLNSSKRAPDALHPYGYSKERFVWSLISAVGIFCLGSGATIVHGIQNLWTSQPPENITYAALVIGGSFIIEGASLAVAVHAVRKGAAAEGMTVRDYVWRGHDPTSVAVMTEDGAAVTGLAIAAASLVAVRMTGNPIYDPIGSIIVGNLLGVVAIFLIQRNRHALIGRAIDDHDMKRVLELLKNDPVVDSVYDCKSEVIGPGFFRFKAEIDFNGVTLVQNYLSRTGPEEWAKKFRNAAKEKDDAEMLKIMSFYGEEVVTALGSEVDRLEKEIQEIVPGIRHVDIEAHNPIIPPP, from the exons ATGCCACTCCATCGTTATCTCTCTTTCCACTCTAACCTTCACCGCCGGCATCTTTCCCCTCTCTTTGCCCTAATTCTCCACCCTACCGCCGGTAACCGCCACAACAACCCGCCGTTATCTCATTCTTATCATCATTTACCTTCTTCTAACCATCATCATCTTGTTCCGGACTTTTCTACGCGTTCGTTACGTCGCCATGACTCTTTTCCGGCCACCGATATTTTGAATGACGCTAATTACCGTTACTCTATTCACCGGT GTTATATTACTAGACCTAAAAAAATTAAGAAGATAGAGGTTGATGATCATAG TCAGCGAGCGGTTTCGACAGCCCTATGGTGCAACTTTCTTGTGTTTTCACTCAAGTTTGGGGTCTGGATTGCTACCTCAAGCCATGTTATGTTAGCTGAAGTTGTGCATTCGGTTGCGGATTTTGCAAATCAG GCGCTTCTTTTATACGGTTTAAACAGTTCGAAACGTGCTCCCGATGCTCTTCATCC GTATGGTTATTCCAAAGAAAGATTTGTATGGTCATTAATATCCGCTGTTGGAATCTTTTGTCTTGGTTCTGGCGCCACAATCGTTCACGGTATTCAAAATTTGTGGACTTCACAG CCCCCCGAAAATATAACGTATGCAGCTTTAGTGATTGGTGGCTCATTCATTATTGAAG GTGCTTCTCTTGCTGTGGCGGTGCATGCTGTCAGAAAAGGCGCAGCTGCAGAAGGCATGACAGTGCGAGACTACGTGTGGCGTGGACATGATCCGACATCTGTTGCTGTCATGACAGAG GATGGTGCTGCAGTTACTGGTCTCGCAATTGCTGCTGCATCGCTAGTTGCTGTGAGGATGACAGGGAATCCTATATATGATCCTATTGGTTCAATCATTGTTGGAAACCTTCTTGGAGTG GTGGCTATATTTCTGATCCAGAGAAATCGGCATGCTTTAATTGGTAGAGCAATTGATGATCATGATATGAAAAGGGTTCTTGAGCTTTTGAAAAACGACCCG GTTGTAGATTCTGTATATGATTGCAAAAGTGAGGTGATTGGGCCTGGTTTTTTTAGATTTAAAGCGGAAATAG ATTTCAATGGGGTGACATTGGTACAGAACTATCTTAGTCGAACCGGACCTGAAGAATGGGCTAAAAAG TTTCGCAATGCTGCAAAGGAGAAGGATGATGCAGAAATGCTTAAGATCATGTCATTCTATG GTGAAGAGGTGGTTACGGCGCTCGGTAGTGAAGTCGATAGGCTTGAGAAGGAAATACAGGAAATCGTTCCTGGCATTAGACATGTTGATATTGAGGCCCACAATCCGATCATCCCGCCGCCATGA